A region of the Clostridium estertheticum subsp. estertheticum genome:
TGCTTTTTTCGCATTAGCCACCATTGTAGTAAATGTTGGATGTAATAATACACCACCAATAGCCATTGCCGCATATTCGTTACATTTAAATTTCTTTGCAGCAGAATCTGCTAGTAATATTGGTAAAAAGTAGAAAGCAGTATCACCAATATAGTTTATAAATTGGTATGTGCTTGATTTAGAAGAAAGCCATCCAAGTGCAACTGCTATAGCCATTACAGCTTTTAACATACCAGCACCAGTTAGTGCGGGAACAATTGGAAAGAATATACCCGCCATCGTATCTAAGGCCTTTGTTATAATACCCTTATCTTCTCCTTTTTCACTAGACACATCATTATTATTGAATGATCCTAACTCTAAAAGTTATTTATAAACATTTCTAACATCACTACCAATGACAACTTGATATTGCCCGCCTTTATTTACAACTCCAACAACACCCTTAAGATTTTGAAGAAATTCCGTATCTGCCTTTTTATCATCTTTTAAGTTAAAACGTAAACGCGTAGCACAATGTCCTACTGATATAACATTTTTTTCTCCACCTACTGTTTCTAAAATCGTGGATGCAAATTTATTGTAATCCATAATTTTTTCCTCCTCAATAAATTAATTTTTCCTAGTGAGTTAGTAGCATAAGTAATAATTTCATTGGTTGTTTGAACATATTCGTATGGAATTTTGGAAATTAATTCATCTAAATGACTGCGCTTTACTTTGCATTCAATAACATAAATTCTTTCTATTAAAGAATTATCAATTAAATCACTTTTGACTTTTTTAAAACCAAGACCTTTGCCCATAACTAAAACTTCTTTTCCATCTTTATGAGATCGAACTAAATTATTATTGATTACTTTATCTACTTTCATATTGGCTTACATTATATTCCTCCTTCCCATACATATAAAAACAAAAAGACTACACCCCCTTTACAATGAAATAATCATCGCAAATTGGTATAGCCTGCTTTCCAGTAACAATCCAATCAAATTTATAATATAGTCATCACTTGCAATCGTTGTCAACTATTTTTTTATATTTTTCAGTAGATTTATGTCGTAAAACTTCCGCATTTATTTTAATCACCTTTGACAAACTTAAATCTTCTAAAATATTTATAATTTATCTATAAAAACTGATATATTGTTGTAGTTTCAAATTCTTCTCCTTTATGAAAAGCGATGACTTAATGTTATCTATATTAATACTTTTGGGGTAAAACTGTGGTTCCA
Encoded here:
- a CDS encoding PTS transporter subunit EIIB, which translates into the protein MDYNKFASTILETVGGEKNVISVGHCATRLRFNLKDDKKADTEFLQNLKGVVGVVNKGGQYQVVIGSDVRNVYK
- a CDS encoding CAT RNA binding domain-containing protein, with product MKVDKVINNNLVRSHKDGKEVLVMGKGLGFKKVKSDLIDNSLIERIYVIECKVKRSHLDELISKIPYEYVQTTNEIITYATNSLGKINLLRRKKLWITINLHPRF